CTCGCCTGCTGCCACGAGCACAAGATCACACCGGTCGTGACCTTTCATCATTTCACTTCGCCGCGATGGGTTGCCGCCGACGGCGGGTGGGAAGAGAAAAAAACCGCCGAGCGATTCGCCCGATATTGCGAGCGCGCGGCCGCGCACCTCGGCGACCTGATTGGCGTTGCGTGCACAATCAACGAGGCCAACCTCGGCGCCTACCAGTATCTGCTCGGCGCGCTGCCGCTGAAACTCGACCCGGCGCAGCTGACATGGTTTGCCGAGGCGGCGCGGCGCATCGGCGCCGATCCGAGTCGCTTCGCGCCGTACCTGATGTGCGATCAGATGAAGGCGCGCGACACGATGCTCGAGGCGCATCGGCTGGCCGCCGCGGCGCTCAAATCGTCGCGCGGCAAATTTCCGGTGGGAATTTGCCTCGCGCTGGGCGACCTCCAGGCCGTCCCCGGTGGCGAACAGCGCCGCGACCACATCAAGGCGCAATGCCAGGACATCTTCTTCGAGGCCGCGCGCGGCGACGACTTCGTCGGCGTGCAGACCTACACCCGCGATCGCATCGGCGCCGACGGCACCCTGCCCCCGGAGGCCGGCGTCGAGACGACGCTGATGGGCTACGAGTTCTGGCCCGAAGCGCTCGAAGCCAACATCCGCCAGGCAGCCGCAGTCGCCAGAGTTCCGGTGATCGTCACCGAGAACGGCATCGGCACGGACAAGGACGATCGCCGCATCGAGTATGTGCGGCGCGCACTGAACGGTGTTGCGCGATGCGTGCGCGACGGAATCGACGTTCGCGGCTACTGCTACTGGTCGCTGCTGGACAATTTCGAGTGGAACTTGGGCTATCGGCCGACCTTCGGACTCGTCGCCGTCGATCGTGAGACTCAAGCGCGCTCGCTCAA
Above is a genomic segment from Candidatus Binatus sp. containing:
- a CDS encoding glycoside hydrolase family 1 protein, coding for MATERFTFPANFLWGTATAAHQVEGGNINSDFWVLEHVPGSPFVEPSGDTCDQYHRYADDIAMLARLGFNAYRFSLEWARIEPEPGEFSRAALDHYRRVLACCHEHKITPVVTFHHFTSPRWVAADGGWEEKKTAERFARYCERAAAHLGDLIGVACTINEANLGAYQYLLGALPLKLDPAQLTWFAEAARRIGADPSRFAPYLMCDQMKARDTMLEAHRLAAAALKSSRGKFPVGICLALGDLQAVPGGEQRRDHIKAQCQDIFFEAARGDDFVGVQTYTRDRIGADGTLPPEAGVETTLMGYEFWPEALEANIRQAAAVARVPVIVTENGIGTDKDDRRIEYVRRALNGVARCVRDGIDVRGYCYWSLLDNFEWNLGYRPTFGLVAVDRETQARSLKPSAQWLGDIARAGAIDAQLH